A genomic stretch from Chitinophaga lutea includes:
- a CDS encoding LutB/LldF family L-lactate oxidation iron-sulfur protein, with the protein MNKTASTFLSESEIKAADLGHRNTINFNISKYNAAVKNGKLQFADLATARERAKNVKWKAIEHLDKHLEDFEMHFIKRGGKVIWAENAEQAREEILAICKAKNCKTVVKSKSMATEEIHLNDYLQENGIESIETDLGEYIQQLDDEPPYHIVTPAMHKSKEQVAQLFAEKLGSDPKLSPEELTLVAREKLRQKYLEAEVGITGANFIIADIGGIAVTENEGNARLSTSFPKTHIALVGIEKVLPSINDLALFWPLLATYGTGQQITSYNTILSGPRQEGEIDGPDEMYVIFIDNGRTNLLKDVEAREALYCIRCGSCLNACPVYKNIGGHTYKTTYSGPIGAVITPHLQGIEKYMHLSFASSLCGNCTEVCPVRINLHELLLHNRHKAVEEHHTSGGEKLGWFGWKQACLSRRMMNLVGGKTKNLVIGKLFGKAWGDEERGLPIFAPKSFNQLWKERNKS; encoded by the coding sequence ATGAACAAGACGGCAAGCACCTTTCTTTCTGAAAGTGAAATAAAAGCGGCTGATCTCGGTCACCGCAATACGATCAACTTCAACATCAGCAAATACAACGCTGCGGTGAAGAATGGCAAGCTGCAGTTTGCCGACCTGGCCACCGCCAGGGAACGCGCGAAGAACGTGAAGTGGAAGGCCATCGAGCACCTCGATAAACATCTGGAAGATTTCGAGATGCACTTCATCAAACGGGGCGGAAAGGTGATCTGGGCCGAAAACGCCGAACAGGCGCGGGAAGAGATACTGGCCATCTGCAAAGCCAAAAACTGCAAAACCGTGGTGAAGAGCAAATCGATGGCCACGGAAGAGATCCATCTGAACGACTACCTGCAGGAAAACGGCATCGAAAGCATAGAAACAGACCTCGGCGAATATATCCAGCAGCTCGACGATGAGCCGCCTTACCACATCGTAACGCCTGCCATGCACAAAAGCAAGGAACAGGTGGCGCAGTTGTTTGCGGAAAAACTGGGATCGGATCCCAAGCTGTCACCGGAAGAACTGACGCTGGTGGCACGTGAAAAACTCCGCCAGAAGTACCTCGAAGCGGAAGTAGGCATCACCGGGGCCAACTTTATCATTGCCGACATCGGCGGCATCGCGGTAACGGAAAATGAAGGGAACGCCCGGCTCAGCACGTCGTTCCCCAAAACCCACATCGCCCTCGTGGGCATTGAAAAGGTGCTGCCTTCCATCAACGATCTCGCCCTGTTCTGGCCACTGCTGGCAACTTACGGCACCGGGCAGCAGATCACTTCTTACAACACCATTCTTTCAGGCCCGCGCCAGGAAGGCGAGATCGACGGCCCGGACGAGATGTATGTCATCTTCATCGACAACGGCCGTACCAACCTGCTGAAAGACGTGGAAGCGCGCGAAGCGCTCTATTGCATCCGCTGCGGTTCGTGCCTGAATGCCTGCCCCGTGTATAAAAACATCGGCGGCCATACTTACAAAACCACCTACAGCGGCCCCATCGGCGCCGTGATCACCCCGCACCTGCAGGGTATCGAAAAATACATGCACCTCAGCTTCGCCTCGTCGCTGTGCGGTAACTGTACGGAGGTGTGCCCCGTGCGCATCAACCTGCACGAACTGCTGCTCCATAACCGGCACAAGGCGGTGGAAGAACATCACACCTCCGGTGGCGAAAAACTGGGCTGGTTCGGATGGAAACAGGCCTGCCTCAGCCGGCGCATGATGAACCTGGTAGGCGGTAAAACCAAAAACCTCGTGATCGGCAAACTCTTCGGGAAAGCCTGGGGGGATGAAGAGAGGGGGCTACCGATATTTGCACCCAAATCTTTCAACCAGCTCTGGAAAGAAAGAAACAAATCATAA
- a CDS encoding DUF3109 family protein: MIVIDDKYISDEVVEKNFVCNLTACKGACCVAGDCGAPLEEAELPILKKIFPKVKPYLREAGIAEIEKTGFHTWDDEHGHVTPIVNGAICAYATIDELGVVGCGIEKAYKDGVIDYKKPISCHLYPIRITKYESFEAVNYDKWSICKPACKLGNQLQVPVYRFLQEAITRKYGAEFYAVLDKIATKQHLEEEDI, translated from the coding sequence ATGATAGTGATCGATGATAAATATATCAGTGACGAGGTGGTGGAGAAAAACTTTGTGTGCAATCTCACCGCCTGTAAAGGGGCCTGCTGCGTGGCAGGCGATTGCGGCGCCCCGCTCGAGGAAGCGGAACTGCCCATCCTGAAAAAAATATTCCCCAAAGTGAAGCCATACCTGCGTGAAGCAGGCATCGCCGAAATTGAAAAAACCGGTTTCCATACCTGGGACGATGAGCATGGACATGTAACACCCATCGTGAACGGCGCCATCTGCGCCTACGCCACCATCGACGAACTGGGCGTGGTTGGCTGCGGCATTGAAAAAGCGTACAAAGACGGGGTCATCGATTATAAAAAGCCCATCTCCTGCCATCTGTACCCGATCCGCATCACCAAGTACGAGAGTTTCGAAGCGGTGAATTACGATAAATGGAGCATCTGCAAACCGGCCTGTAAACTGGGTAACCAGCTGCAGGTGCCCGTGTACCGGTTTTTACAGGAAGCCATCACCAGGAAATACGGAGCGGAATTTTACGCCGTGCTGGATAAAATCGCCACCAAACAACACCTGGAAGAAGAAGATATTTGA
- the gldD gene encoding gliding motility lipoprotein GldD has translation MRAVIYFLAALPFLLAACAHQGSAPKPRGYFRIDLPEKKYQTFNEPGYPYTFEYPVYASIVKDTLFFDEKAENPWWINIDFPDFNGKIYMSYKQVGAQNSLDRLVNDAFKLTYKHTYKAESIEEQAIHTPHRVHGLFYEVGGNAASAKQFYATDSGHHFLRGALYFYAPPNADSLAPLNRFLEEDMWHLVKTLQWKAN, from the coding sequence ATGAGAGCAGTAATTTATTTTCTCGCAGCGCTGCCCTTCCTGCTGGCTGCCTGCGCCCACCAGGGCTCTGCGCCCAAGCCACGGGGTTACTTCAGGATAGACCTGCCTGAAAAAAAGTACCAGACCTTCAACGAACCGGGTTACCCCTACACGTTCGAATACCCGGTATACGCCAGCATCGTCAAAGACACGTTGTTTTTCGACGAAAAAGCGGAAAATCCCTGGTGGATCAATATCGACTTCCCCGACTTTAACGGAAAAATATACATGAGCTATAAGCAGGTGGGCGCCCAAAACAGCCTCGACAGGCTGGTGAACGACGCTTTCAAACTGACTTACAAGCATACGTACAAGGCAGAATCCATCGAAGAGCAGGCCATCCACACCCCGCACCGCGTACACGGCCTGTTTTATGAGGTGGGCGGCAACGCCGCTTCGGCCAAACAATTTTATGCCACAGACTCAGGGCATCATTTTTTGCGCGGAGCGTTGTATTTTTACGCACCGCCCAATGCGGATTCCCTGGCGCCCCTGAACCGCTTCCTGGAAGAGGATATGTGGCACCTGGTCAAAACCCTGCAATGGAAAGCTAATTGA
- the gldE gene encoding gliding motility-associated protein GldE, with translation MPASPSLNIVVFLGVIFIVLLLTFIVSGAEVAFFSLNYKDLNVLKTRQNNAGKMITRLLENPKSLLASLQIANILFNIAFIFITNYLIYQVESLQHLAFVSFVVRIAVITLILLFFGQILPRVWATQNNMRFATYFAWFVHIIHATLEPVSNFFVNLSESIEARLFHRNTRPINYQEIDEVIEMSVEPGASQEEKNIVRGILKFGNIAVKQIMRTRLDVNGLEYDAPFSEVVKQVAELHYSRLPVYKNNLDTIVGVIHTKDLLQHLGKGDAFDWHEVLRQPFFVHEHKLIEDLLNEFQTRHMHFAVVVDEFGGTSGIVTLEDIMEEVIGDIKDEFDEEEFNFNKVNDHTYVFEGKTMLNDVCRILNIAPDTFESVKGESDSIGGLILELSGKFPEENSVITFGNFDFTVLEVTKMRVQKVQVTIKSGVETE, from the coding sequence GTGCCGGCATCTCCGTCGCTGAATATTGTGGTGTTTCTCGGCGTTATCTTTATTGTATTGCTGCTCACCTTCATTGTTTCCGGAGCAGAAGTGGCCTTCTTTTCCCTGAATTACAAGGACTTAAACGTGCTCAAGACCCGGCAGAACAACGCCGGCAAGATGATCACGCGGCTGCTGGAAAACCCGAAATCCCTGCTGGCATCCCTGCAGATCGCCAACATCCTCTTCAACATCGCCTTCATCTTTATCACCAACTACCTGATTTACCAGGTGGAAAGCCTGCAGCACCTGGCCTTCGTGTCGTTCGTGGTGCGCATTGCGGTGATTACACTGATATTGCTGTTTTTCGGGCAAATCCTCCCGCGGGTATGGGCCACGCAGAACAATATGCGCTTCGCCACCTACTTCGCGTGGTTCGTGCATATCATTCACGCCACCCTGGAGCCTGTCAGCAACTTTTTTGTGAACCTGAGCGAAAGCATCGAAGCCCGCCTTTTTCACCGCAACACCCGCCCGATCAATTACCAGGAGATAGACGAGGTCATTGAAATGAGCGTGGAACCGGGCGCCTCCCAGGAAGAAAAGAACATCGTGCGCGGCATCCTCAAATTCGGCAATATCGCCGTGAAACAGATCATGCGCACCCGCCTCGACGTGAACGGCCTCGAGTACGACGCTCCGTTCAGTGAGGTGGTCAAACAGGTAGCGGAACTGCATTACTCCCGCCTCCCCGTATATAAAAACAACCTCGACACGATCGTGGGCGTGATCCATACCAAAGACCTGCTGCAGCACCTGGGCAAGGGAGACGCGTTCGACTGGCATGAAGTGCTGCGCCAGCCTTTCTTCGTCCATGAGCACAAGCTGATAGAAGACCTGCTCAACGAATTCCAGACCCGCCACATGCACTTCGCGGTGGTAGTAGACGAATTCGGCGGCACCTCCGGCATCGTGACCCTGGAAGATATCATGGAAGAAGTGATCGGCGATATCAAAGACGAGTTTGACGAGGAAGAATTCAACTTTAACAAGGTCAACGACCATACCTACGTTTTCGAAGGCAAAACCATGCTGAACGACGTTTGTCGCATCCTGAACATCGCCCCGGACACGTTCGAGAGCGTAAAAGGAGAAAGCGACTCCATCGGCGGGCTCATCCTGGAACTGTCCGGCAAATTCCCGGAAGAGAACAGTGTGATCACGTTCGGCAATTTTGATTTTACCGTCCTGGAGGTCACTAAAATGCGCGTCCAGAAGGTACAGGTGACCATTAAATCGGGTGTTGAAACGGAATGA
- a CDS encoding single-stranded DNA-binding protein, with the protein MRGVNKVILIGNLGRDPDVQFLEGNIAVAKFSLATTETFKDRAGKLISQTEWHTVVLWRGLAELAQKYLHKGSLVYIEGRLRTRSWEDKEGNKKFATEVVGDNLVMLDKRMDVNNGDHPLPHHHHSTGAGGSSSTQSHGEGYTGIEIPPMSEPADDLPF; encoded by the coding sequence ATGAGAGGTGTTAATAAAGTAATCCTGATTGGCAATCTTGGCAGAGACCCCGATGTTCAATTCCTGGAAGGTAATATTGCAGTAGCTAAATTCTCCCTGGCTACGACCGAAACGTTTAAAGACCGCGCCGGCAAGCTCATTTCACAAACAGAATGGCATACCGTTGTACTTTGGAGAGGCCTTGCCGAACTGGCGCAGAAATACCTCCATAAAGGCAGCCTGGTATATATTGAAGGGCGCCTCCGCACCCGCAGCTGGGAAGACAAGGAAGGCAATAAAAAATTTGCCACCGAGGTGGTAGGCGATAACCTGGTGATGCTCGACAAACGGATGGATGTTAATAATGGCGACCACCCGCTTCCACATCACCATCATTCCACCGGCGCCGGCGGCTCCTCCTCTACCCAGAGCCATGGCGAAGGTTATACAGGCATAGAAATTCCGCCTATGAGCGAACCGGCCGACGACCTGCCGTTTTAA
- the mutY gene encoding A/G-specific adenine glycosylase yields MTDTKRFFTDCLMTWNRFQNTRTMPWKGEKNPYRIWLSEIILQQTRVEQGWPYYERFISAYPTVEKLAAAPDEEVFRLWQGLGYYARCKNMLAAARTIAGAYKGQFPQTYEGITKLKGVGAYTAAAIASFAFSLPHAVLDGNVYRVLARYFGIDTPTDTTPGKKLFTQLAGEVLHREQPGEYNQAIMDFGAVVCKPQQPACKSCPLAARCEAFQKGLTDLVPVKSKKLVIKKRYFHYLLLHQKDRFFIRKRTGKDIWENLHEFVLIETSAPAADETVLESADFRRLIGKYPYKITAPAVEIKQQLTHQTIHARFLQLAVPAAFKTPEGYLQVSEDQLKNYAFPKIIVDYLQR; encoded by the coding sequence ATGACCGATACAAAGAGATTTTTTACTGACTGTCTCATGACCTGGAACCGGTTCCAAAACACCCGGACCATGCCCTGGAAAGGTGAAAAAAATCCCTACCGCATCTGGCTTTCCGAGATAATTCTCCAGCAAACCCGCGTAGAACAGGGCTGGCCATATTACGAACGGTTCATCTCCGCCTACCCCACCGTCGAAAAACTTGCCGCCGCGCCCGATGAGGAAGTATTCCGCCTCTGGCAGGGGCTCGGTTATTACGCCCGCTGCAAAAACATGCTGGCGGCAGCCCGTACCATCGCCGGTGCTTATAAAGGGCAATTCCCGCAAACCTACGAGGGCATTACCAAGCTGAAAGGCGTGGGCGCATATACCGCCGCGGCCATCGCCTCATTCGCCTTCAGCCTCCCCCACGCCGTGCTCGACGGCAACGTATACCGGGTACTGGCCCGTTATTTCGGCATCGACACGCCCACAGACACCACTCCCGGCAAAAAACTGTTCACGCAGCTGGCCGGTGAAGTGCTGCACCGTGAACAGCCTGGCGAATACAACCAGGCCATCATGGATTTCGGCGCCGTGGTGTGCAAACCGCAACAGCCGGCCTGTAAAAGCTGCCCGCTGGCTGCCCGTTGCGAAGCCTTCCAGAAAGGGCTCACAGACCTGGTGCCGGTGAAGTCGAAAAAACTCGTCATTAAAAAAAGATACTTCCATTACCTGCTGCTGCACCAGAAAGACCGTTTCTTCATCCGCAAGCGCACGGGGAAAGACATCTGGGAAAACCTGCATGAATTCGTGCTGATCGAAACTTCCGCCCCCGCGGCAGACGAAACCGTGCTGGAATCGGCCGATTTCCGGCGCCTCATCGGCAAATACCCCTACAAAATAACCGCTCCCGCTGTGGAAATAAAGCAGCAGCTCACCCATCAGACCATCCATGCCCGTTTTCTGCAGCTGGCCGTGCCCGCTGCATTCAAAACGCCGGAAGGATACCTGCAGGTATCTGAGGATCAATTAAAAAATTACGCTTTCCCGAAGATCATCGTGGATTACCTGCAACGTTGA
- a CDS encoding HU family DNA-binding protein, with protein MRKADLINNIAEKTGIPKVDVLVTLEAMFKEVKEALANGEHIYIRGFGSFITKKRAAKIGRNIKKNVAVEIPEHYIPAFKPSKEFVAEVKKLKSS; from the coding sequence ATGAGAAAAGCTGATTTGATTAACAACATTGCTGAAAAAACCGGCATCCCCAAAGTAGATGTGTTAGTAACACTCGAAGCCATGTTCAAGGAAGTAAAGGAGGCGTTAGCAAATGGCGAGCATATCTACATCCGCGGGTTTGGCAGTTTTATCACGAAGAAACGGGCTGCCAAAATAGGCCGTAACATCAAGAAGAATGTTGCCGTGGAAATTCCCGAGCACTACATTCCGGCATTTAAGCCATCTAAAGAGTTTGTTGCCGAAGTAAAGAAGCTCAAAAGTTCTTAG
- a CDS encoding tetratricopeptide repeat protein — MQRNQLLVLGLAVVIVTALFAFGRITPKVHEHEHAAAPGGAMPQGMGQAVAAADFSDLLKKAKSKVPADKLVEITSLENTVVRGDVKSQQIAAYQQLYTIWDGLNELPVAAYYAAESAKLENSGKSLTFAANLFLDHLSHTQDAGVRMWQANTAIELLDRAIALEPNNDTLKIKKGAVLVANTGEPMKGIGILREVAERNPDFLDAQLTLANFSITSGQFDKAIERMENVLQRHPEEPKALFLLAVAHQSKGDNAKAVELLRQCRKLIKDPALAAEIDGYIKSIQ, encoded by the coding sequence ATGCAAAGAAATCAACTACTCGTTCTTGGCCTGGCTGTCGTTATAGTAACGGCATTGTTTGCGTTTGGCCGTATTACGCCAAAGGTGCATGAGCATGAACATGCTGCTGCGCCAGGGGGTGCCATGCCGCAGGGAATGGGTCAGGCGGTCGCCGCTGCTGATTTTTCAGACCTGTTAAAGAAAGCAAAGTCAAAAGTTCCTGCCGACAAGCTGGTGGAGATCACCAGTCTTGAAAATACCGTTGTGCGCGGCGATGTCAAAAGCCAGCAAATCGCTGCTTATCAGCAACTTTACACGATCTGGGACGGCCTCAACGAACTTCCCGTTGCCGCCTATTATGCCGCGGAATCTGCCAAGTTGGAAAATTCCGGAAAAAGCCTCACCTTTGCAGCCAATTTATTTTTGGACCATCTCTCGCATACGCAAGACGCGGGCGTTAGAATGTGGCAGGCCAATACGGCCATAGAATTGCTGGACAGGGCTATCGCGCTTGAACCAAACAATGACACACTGAAGATAAAGAAGGGAGCAGTATTGGTCGCCAATACCGGGGAGCCTATGAAGGGCATCGGTATTTTGAGGGAAGTGGCAGAGCGCAACCCGGATTTCCTGGACGCACAGCTCACGCTGGCCAACTTCAGTATCACCTCCGGCCAGTTCGACAAAGCCATCGAGCGGATGGAAAACGTACTGCAGCGCCACCCGGAAGAGCCTAAAGCGCTGTTTCTGCTGGCGGTGGCCCATCAGAGCAAAGGGGACAACGCAAAAGCGGTGGAACTGCTCCGTCAGTGCCGCAAGCTGATCAAAGACCCGGCCCTGGCGGCGGAAATAGACGGTTATATTAAGAGTATTCAGTAA